The genomic segment TCCATAATAGCTTCTGCCTGAGATAGATCAATTCGTCCATTTAGAAAGGCCCGCTTAGTAAATTCACCCGGATCAGCTAGTCTAGCCCCTACATCTAATACTAACTCTAAAATTTTCTGTAGCGGCACCATTCCTCCATGACAATTGATCTCAACAACATCTTCTTTAGTATAAGTTTTAGGCGCTTTCATCACTAAAGAAATAACCTCATCAAGGACCTGTTCTGTTTCAGGCTTAATTATATGGCCGTAATGAGCAGTATATGTATCTACTTTATTTAATTTCTTATCTGGCTGTTGATAACTTTTAAAGATCTTATCAGCAATTTCGATTGCTTCAGGACCGCTAATTCGGACAATCCCGATTCCTCCTTCACCAACTGCAGTAGAAATAGCAGCAATAGTATCCTTTATATACAATCAAACCACCTCTTATCATCTATAAATTACCCTAATTATCATTACAAAATTCACTACTTAAATTGAAGACCCAGTAGATTAATCTACTGGGTCAGGAAAGCTAACTATTGAGCTACAATTACAACCTTGCGATAAGGGTCCTGTCCTTCACTATATGTCTGAACCCCAGAATCATCCTGTAGAGTACTATGAATAATCTTTCGTTCATGAGGAGGCATTGGTTCTAACTCTACCCTCTCCTGCTTACTTTTGGCTTTATTACCCAATCTTAAAGCTAAATCACGGAGAGTTTCTTCACGACGCTTTCTATAGCCTTCTGCATCAAGAATAACACGTAGATATTCATCATTGTCCTGTGGATTATTAACAGCTAAATTAGTTAAATACTGCAGAGCATCCAAAGTCTTACCTCGCCTTCCAATAACTATTCCAAGATTATCTCCTGTTAAATTAATTGTAATCTGTTCTGTATCAGACTTTCTTTCAATTTTTTTCACCTTAATATTTAAATCCATTCTATCAATTATCTTTTCCATAAATTCAAGGGCTTTATTATGCTTATCTCCAGTCTTTAAAACCTTTATTTTAGCATCTTTGCCTCCAATAAATCCTAAAAAACCATTTTCCCCCTCTTCCAGAACCTCCACTTCTACTTTATCTTCAGTAGTAGACAGCTTCTGCAAAGCAGTCTTTAAAGCATCATCTACCGTCTTTCCTTCCTGAATAATCTCTTCCATTTTAGCTAGACTCCTCCTTTAACTCTAATGGCTCTCGATACAAAAAGTATTGCTGAGCAACCATTACTAAATTGGAAGTAAACCAATATAGTAAAACAGCTGCTGGTAATCTAAATCCAATGACTACAATCAATAACGGCATAAACATCATCATCTTATTATTACCACCAGCATTACCCGACATCTTTTGCTGTACCATAGACTGACCAAACATTACTAAACCAGTCAAGATAACAAGTACTAAATCCGGTTGTGCTATATTACTAATCCAAAGAAAACTAGTTTGTTTTAATGCTTCAAAACCTCGTATAGAATGGAATAAAGCTATCAAAATCGGCATCTGGACTAAAAGCGGCAGACATCCAGCTGCCGGATTAACTTTATGTTCTTGATATAACTCCATGACCTTCTGTTGATACTGCTGTTGGTCATCACCATATTCCTCTTTTAACTCTTCCATTTTAGGCTGTAATTCTTGCATTGCCTTCATCGACCGAGTCTGTTTTGCAACTAACGGAAAGAGTAAAACTCTAATAGCTAAAGTTAATAAAATAATTGATAACCCATAACTGTTAGTAAATCCATAAAAAAAATCAAGCGAACCTGTCATCAAACCTCCCAACCATCCAAACATTTCTCCAAAAATTTCAAAGAATCCTATCGAAATTAGATTCAACAATTGATAACCTCCTCAATTTTATTAAAATTAATCCACTGGATCATACCCGCCAGGATGGAACGGATGACAAGATAAAACTCTCTTTATAGACAT from the Acetohalobium arabaticum DSM 5501 genome contains:
- the jag gene encoding RNA-binding cell elongation regulator Jag/EloR, with amino-acid sequence MEEIIQEGKTVDDALKTALQKLSTTEDKVEVEVLEEGENGFLGFIGGKDAKIKVLKTGDKHNKALEFMEKIIDRMDLNIKVKKIERKSDTEQITINLTGDNLGIVIGRRGKTLDALQYLTNLAVNNPQDNDEYLRVILDAEGYRKRREETLRDLALRLGNKAKSKQERVELEPMPPHERKIIHSTLQDDSGVQTYSEGQDPYRKVVIVAQ
- a CDS encoding YidC/Oxa1 family membrane protein insertase; the protein is MLNLISIGFFEIFGEMFGWLGGLMTGSLDFFYGFTNSYGLSIILLTLAIRVLLFPLVAKQTRSMKAMQELQPKMEELKEEYGDDQQQYQQKVMELYQEHKVNPAAGCLPLLVQMPILIALFHSIRGFEALKQTSFLWISNIAQPDLVLVILTGLVMFGQSMVQQKMSGNAGGNNKMMMFMPLLIVVIGFRLPAAVLLYWFTSNLVMVAQQYFLYREPLELKEESS